Proteins encoded together in one Monomorium pharaonis isolate MP-MQ-018 chromosome 8, ASM1337386v2, whole genome shotgun sequence window:
- the LOC105831106 gene encoding palmitoyltransferase ZDHHC23 isoform X1: MRRFESRSRILNKVELRTRRECQRLSYPCFILARREDFQTPPEGRRSMTVWERLRNPCGWRAGAKQISVDAMLPLLVVPILAVIAAQAFLCTVVVFLVTPVLVYYLHHNFLRFLLRTKFFLMWTITSVLMMMLVFEMSVVPLLEILPEENFVFMMCVVGGMWCGYKTKLNADVAAAQEGGAIVGTSQSLELGEGSGELCITCRRRAPPRAHHCRLCQTCILNREYHCKWLDCCIGSSNLRWYLGCLFFSAFAFIYGSNLTMTSVCHPFILIGTILLPDDCSDVYHQLDIALCFVSALYSILVGLVVFCYLIYHLWLFSIGMTSNERQLDIKNQYSHGMLKNLSRLFCCKT, translated from the exons aTGAGACGGTTCGAGTCACGCTCACGCATCCTCAATAAAGTGGAACTGAGAACGCGCCGAGAATGCCAGCGGCTGTCGTATCCTTGTTTCATCCTTGCCAGGCGCGAGGACTTTCAAAC GCCGCCCGAAGGACGGAGAAGCATGACCGTCTGGGAGCGGCTGCGTAACCCGTGCGGATGGCGCGCGGGCGCCAAGCAGATCTCTGTAGACGCGATGCTGCCGCTGCTGGTGGTGCCGATCCTGGCGGTGATCGCCGCCCAGGCCTTTCTCTGCACGGTAGTCGTGTTCCTGGTTACGCCGGTCCTCGTTTACTACCTGCATCACAACTTCCTCAGGTTTCTACTGCGCACTAAGTTCTTCCTCATGTGGACTATCACTAGCGTGCTGATGATGATGCTGGTATTCGAAATGAGCGTCGTGCCGCTGCTCGAGATCTTGCCCGAGGAGAATTTTGTCTTTATGATGTGCGTGGTCGGTGGCATGTGGTGCGGCTACAAAACCAAGCTGAACGCCGACGTTGCCGCGGCGCAGGAAGGTGGTGCCATAGTCGGCACTTCGCAGAGCCTGGAGCTCGGCGAGGGCAGCGGCGAGCTCTGCATCACATGCAGAAGAAGAGCGCCACCCAGAGCTCACCACTGCCGCTTGTGCCAGACTTGTATACTCAACAGGGAATATCATTGCAAATG GTTAGATTGTTGCATAGGTTCCAGCAATTTAAGGTGGTACCTAGgttgtttattcttttctgCGTTTGCTTTTATATATGGTTCCAACTTGACTATGACTAGTGTTTGCCATCCATTTATACTCATCGGAACCATACTCCTGCCGGATGACTGCAGCGACGTGTATCATCAGTTAGA CATTGCGCTTTGCTTCGTCTCCGCTCTGTACAGCATCCTCGTGGGCCTAGTGGTCTTTTGTTATCTCATCTATCACCTATGGTTGTTCTCGATCGGCATGACATCGAATGAGCGACAACTGGATATAAAAAATCAGTACAGCCATGGAATGTTGAAGAACTTGTCCCGGCTGTTCTGCTGCAAAACTTag
- the LOC105831106 gene encoding palmitoyltransferase ZDHHC23 isoform X2, whose protein sequence is MTVWERLRNPCGWRAGAKQISVDAMLPLLVVPILAVIAAQAFLCTVVVFLVTPVLVYYLHHNFLRFLLRTKFFLMWTITSVLMMMLVFEMSVVPLLEILPEENFVFMMCVVGGMWCGYKTKLNADVAAAQEGGAIVGTSQSLELGEGSGELCITCRRRAPPRAHHCRLCQTCILNREYHCKWLDCCIGSSNLRWYLGCLFFSAFAFIYGSNLTMTSVCHPFILIGTILLPDDCSDVYHQLDIALCFVSALYSILVGLVVFCYLIYHLWLFSIGMTSNERQLDIKNQYSHGMLKNLSRLFCCKT, encoded by the exons ATGACCGTCTGGGAGCGGCTGCGTAACCCGTGCGGATGGCGCGCGGGCGCCAAGCAGATCTCTGTAGACGCGATGCTGCCGCTGCTGGTGGTGCCGATCCTGGCGGTGATCGCCGCCCAGGCCTTTCTCTGCACGGTAGTCGTGTTCCTGGTTACGCCGGTCCTCGTTTACTACCTGCATCACAACTTCCTCAGGTTTCTACTGCGCACTAAGTTCTTCCTCATGTGGACTATCACTAGCGTGCTGATGATGATGCTGGTATTCGAAATGAGCGTCGTGCCGCTGCTCGAGATCTTGCCCGAGGAGAATTTTGTCTTTATGATGTGCGTGGTCGGTGGCATGTGGTGCGGCTACAAAACCAAGCTGAACGCCGACGTTGCCGCGGCGCAGGAAGGTGGTGCCATAGTCGGCACTTCGCAGAGCCTGGAGCTCGGCGAGGGCAGCGGCGAGCTCTGCATCACATGCAGAAGAAGAGCGCCACCCAGAGCTCACCACTGCCGCTTGTGCCAGACTTGTATACTCAACAGGGAATATCATTGCAAATG GTTAGATTGTTGCATAGGTTCCAGCAATTTAAGGTGGTACCTAGgttgtttattcttttctgCGTTTGCTTTTATATATGGTTCCAACTTGACTATGACTAGTGTTTGCCATCCATTTATACTCATCGGAACCATACTCCTGCCGGATGACTGCAGCGACGTGTATCATCAGTTAGA CATTGCGCTTTGCTTCGTCTCCGCTCTGTACAGCATCCTCGTGGGCCTAGTGGTCTTTTGTTATCTCATCTATCACCTATGGTTGTTCTCGATCGGCATGACATCGAATGAGCGACAACTGGATATAAAAAATCAGTACAGCCATGGAATGTTGAAGAACTTGTCCCGGCTGTTCTGCTGCAAAACTTag
- the LOC105831106 gene encoding palmitoyltransferase ZDHHC23 isoform X3 yields MRRFESRSRILNKVELRTRRECQRLSYPCFILARREDFQTPPEGRRSMTVWERLRNPCGWRAGAKQISVDAMLPLLVVPILAVIAAQAFLCTVVVFLVTPVLVYYLHHNFLRFLLRTKFFLMWTITSVLMMMLVFEMSVVPLLEILPEENFVFMMCVVGGMWCGYKTKLNADVAAAQEGGAIVGTSQSLELGEGSGELCITCRRRAPPRAHHCRLCQTCILNREYHCKWLDCCIGSSNLRWYLGCLFFSAFAFIYGSNLTMTSVCHPFILIGTILLPDDCSDVYHQLDS; encoded by the exons aTGAGACGGTTCGAGTCACGCTCACGCATCCTCAATAAAGTGGAACTGAGAACGCGCCGAGAATGCCAGCGGCTGTCGTATCCTTGTTTCATCCTTGCCAGGCGCGAGGACTTTCAAAC GCCGCCCGAAGGACGGAGAAGCATGACCGTCTGGGAGCGGCTGCGTAACCCGTGCGGATGGCGCGCGGGCGCCAAGCAGATCTCTGTAGACGCGATGCTGCCGCTGCTGGTGGTGCCGATCCTGGCGGTGATCGCCGCCCAGGCCTTTCTCTGCACGGTAGTCGTGTTCCTGGTTACGCCGGTCCTCGTTTACTACCTGCATCACAACTTCCTCAGGTTTCTACTGCGCACTAAGTTCTTCCTCATGTGGACTATCACTAGCGTGCTGATGATGATGCTGGTATTCGAAATGAGCGTCGTGCCGCTGCTCGAGATCTTGCCCGAGGAGAATTTTGTCTTTATGATGTGCGTGGTCGGTGGCATGTGGTGCGGCTACAAAACCAAGCTGAACGCCGACGTTGCCGCGGCGCAGGAAGGTGGTGCCATAGTCGGCACTTCGCAGAGCCTGGAGCTCGGCGAGGGCAGCGGCGAGCTCTGCATCACATGCAGAAGAAGAGCGCCACCCAGAGCTCACCACTGCCGCTTGTGCCAGACTTGTATACTCAACAGGGAATATCATTGCAAATG GTTAGATTGTTGCATAGGTTCCAGCAATTTAAGGTGGTACCTAGgttgtttattcttttctgCGTTTGCTTTTATATATGGTTCCAACTTGACTATGACTAGTGTTTGCCATCCATTTATACTCATCGGAACCATACTCCTGCCGGATGACTGCAGCGACGTGTATCATCAGTTAGA CTCTTGA